CCAGCTCTTTACGCAACCCTAATTGAACATTGAAGCCAAACAGAATTTGCTCACCAATGCGCACCATATCGCGAGCAATGGCGTTATTTTCGGTGCGTACCCGGGCTCTGCCTAAAAGCGCCATGCTGCTGCTACCGAAAACGTCAGCGCGGGCTTCATTCAGTTTACCGATCGATGCGCCCAGCTCGCCGCCCCGGGTTCTCAACCGCCGCTGAATCGTCTCAAATGCGGTGCTTTCTCTGACGATATTTTCAACCGAAGCGTGCTCCTTCGACATAGTGTTCATCCTGAAAAAGTGCTCACTAGAAATAGCAAAGACCGCAATGGGTGACAGTTGCGGTCTCAGGGTTTGTACGAAAAGTCACCGGCTGCTTAGCGCGAGACTACCGGTAAGGGTAAGGCGGCTCTCCCCTTCGAGAGCCGCCCAGCCTTTAGGCAGACTCGGAAGACTTGCCTGGGTTCATAGCACGGCTCGCCAAGCCAGCCAGCGTGGCTTGCAGCGCCGGCGATTTATCAAGCACGCCTTGCACTGCTTTACCGTAGCCTAGGCCGGCGGTGAGCTTTTCAAACACATCGCTGTCGCCACCAATCAGCTCAAACTTGGCATTTTGCATCGCGGCAGCCATCACTTTGCCATTTTCGAGCATACCGATGCGCTGGGCTTCGATTTGCGCCATGACTTCTTTCTCGTGGACTTCCAAGTTCATGCGGAACTCTTCGAAGTGGCGAGCCTCTTCGGACATATTGTCGTAAGCGCGCAGCTTTTCGACCAAGCCATTCGCTTCGGCTTTAGCCATTGCTTCCCGAGCCTGTGCTTTTGCGGTGCCCAGTTTTTCCTCGCCCATGGCCTCGGCTTCAAGGCGCTGTTCAAGAATACGCACTTCCGCCAGTCCGGCATCTTCATCAGCTTTCGCATTGGCCGTTTTAACTTCGGCCTGGGCAAAGCCTTCACTGCGCTGGGCGTGAGCACGTGCTTCCAGCACTTGTGCTTCGGCCAACCCATCTGCCGCGGCAAGTGCTTGTTGGCCACGCGCCTGCTTCTCTTCTGCGGCGGATTTCTTCTCTGCCGCATCCAGATCAGCTTGGGCGCGAATAACCGCTTCTTCCGCTTCCAGCTTGGAGCGCTCGAAGACTGCTTCCGCGGCGCGCACTTCTTTGAGCTTGCGCTCTTCCGCTTCGGCTTGAGCTGCGGTCAGGCGTGTGACCTTCTGACGCTCAGCTTCAGCGCGGTTGCGCACATCGTTAATATTCTCTTCTTCTTCAGCCACGCTGCGCTCAACCGCAATACGCTGGCTGGTAATGTCGGCAATCTCTTTGCGCTCTTCTTCCAGCGCTTTCTCCATACCGATTCGTTCAATTTCTACCGCGCGCTCGCGGGTCACATCCTCAAGCTCTTTCGCCTGACGAATGCGCACCTCTTCGATTTGTACCGCACGCTCGCGGGCCTTGGTGGCCATTTCGATCTGGCGCTGCTTGTTCTCTTCGGCAATCGCCAGCTCTTCATCGGTTTTAATCCGCGCGGCTTCGCTTTTCGCACGTTCTTGCTGAAGCACCTGCTCGGCTTCAGACTGCTCACGAGACTGCAGGCTTTCGATTTCACGACGCTGACGCGCCTCGGCATCGGCCTGAGTTCGCTCAAGCTCTAATGCGGCTTCACGAGCCGATACATTTTTGCGCTGAATTTCCAGCTCTTGGTCGCGCTCCAGGCGGTTGGTTTCAACATTGTGCCGGGCGGTAATCTCGGTGATGCATTTGATACCTTCTGAATCCAGAATATTGTTCGGATCCAGCGAGCTTTTTGGCGTCTGCTCTAAATAATCAATGGCAACGTCTTCGAGAATATAGCCATTAAGATCCTGACCAATGGTCTCAACAATGGCGTCGCGGAACTGCTGGCGCTCTTCGAAGAGCTGCATGAAGTCCATCTTTTTACCGACGGTCTTCAATGCTTCACTGAACTTGGCGTTAAACAACTCATTAACGGCATCGCGATCGGAAGCACGACCTACGCCAACGGATTTAGCAACGCGCAAGACGTCTTCGGCAGTGGCATTGACGCGTAGGTAGAATGCTACGCTAATGTCGGCACGCAAATTATCGCGGCAAATCAGCCCCTCTTTCCCGGTACGATTAAGCTCCAGGGTGATCACCGACACCTTCATGGTTTCGGAACGGTGAACAACGGGCAGCACCATAGCCCCGGTAAAGTAAACCTTGGGCGTTGAGGAAAGGTCATTAACGATTAATGCCTGGCCTTGATCTATTTTTCGATAAAAGGCTTTAAACAGTGCCAGTATCGCAAGCAGTGCAATAACAATCACACTGACAGTCACCAGTAGTGGCATGATCCACGACAAATCCATCTTTATCTCCTGCACCAAGGCAATTAATCGGCTAAGCCGGCTTCAAAATCTTTTTCAGATACCACCCAATACGCATCTTCAGTCAACAGGTACTGAATAATGATGGCGCGCTCGCCGCGCACCAGCGCTGAGTCGCTTCGCACTTGCAAAATAAGATGATCGCCATCGATATGCGCATCGGCGCGACCTTTCTCTTTTGTCACCTCTGCCGAGCGAACCGTGCACTGCTTACCTGTCAAACGCTGCTCAATAGGCAGGTGCTGAGCGGGTCGAAAAAGGGGCCGCAAAGGGCGAATCAGAAAGGACGTTACGATAGTGGCGACAACAAACCCTAATATCAGCACGACGCTATTAAACACCCACAGCAACAGGCCTGGGGTTAGGTGGGTTCCTAACAACAGCATTGCAAAATAGCTAAACAGCCAGCCGGTTAATGCCAGCAGCGTAATCACTAGCGGCAGGGGAACGCCGTGTAAGCCCAGCGTCGCCAGTAAACCGCCCAACGCCAGCGAACCGCCTTCGCCAACATCACCCTCGACTACGTCGCTATCGACCAATCCCGATAGCGAAACTAACCAGTAAAGAACGGCAACACTTAGTAGTACCGTAAAGATGACGGTAGGAAAGCTGGTGATAATCGAAATAAATAGGGGCATGCGCCTCCTGGATTCATAGAATAACCGCAGCACTTTGGACCACAAGGTAGAGGCAGGAGGGTCAGCGCCGGTACCCTCTCTGCCTTACCTACCAAAGTGAAGCAGAGCATGGGATACCGACAACTGACCCAGAGCCAACGATACCAAATTTTTGCCTATCTTGAGACCGGCATTAGCCAGCGAAAGATAGCTAAGGCGATTGGTGTCCATAGCAGTACCATTAGTCGCGAGATAAAGCGCAACGGTCTGACCAGTGGTTATGCGCCTGAACAGGCTCAATCGGCAAGTGATCAGCGTCGACGCACTGCCTGGAAAGTGACGAAGCGGCTGCCCAGCCTGATTCGCTGGGTCACTGACCAATTGATGGACGAATGGAGCCCTCAGCAAATCAGTGGCTTCATGGCCAATGCCAACGGGGTCTGCGTAAGCCATCAATGGATCTATGCGTTAATCTGGGACGACAAGAAGCACGGTGGAACCTTATGGAAACGGCTCCGACTGCCACGCCAGCGGCGCTATCAGCGCCAATTGGCTAAGCGGGCGGGGTTAGGCAAAATCCCGCACCGAGTAGGCATTGAGCAGCGCCCTGCCAAGGTGGAAGAACGGCGCCATATCGGCCATTGGGAAGGCGACACGGTGCTTAAGGGCCACAAAGAATCTGGACTGGTGACCCTGGTCGAAAGACGCAGTGGCTACCTCTTGGCAGCGCGGCTGCCAACAATCACCGCCACTAGAACGGCTCAGGCAATGACGCGGTTATTGGCACCACGCCGAGGGGCAGTGCACTCCATCACTTTGGATAATGGGTCGGAATTCGCTGAGCACCGGAAAGTTGCCAAGGCCGTCTCGGCTAAGACCTATTTTTGCGACCCGTACCGCTCATGCCAGCGTGGTACTAATGAAAACACCAATGGTCTGATTAGGCAGTATTTTCCTAAAGGTACTGACTTTCGCAAAGTGACCAATGCCGAGCTACGAAGTGTCGTCAATAAGCTAAACGATAGACCAAGGAAGCGACTGGGATACCGAACCCCAGCGCAGGTGTTCTTAGGCGAATACTTAGGAGCACTAGAAACCGCAGGTGCTGCACTTACTAGTTGAATCCAGGCTGAAAACCCGGTAAGGCTAAATATAAGCGCCATCAATACTGAATGCCGCCATGAGTGATCAACCCTTTTCATTTTGCTGAGAAAGGGCTTTTCAATAAAAAGTCGTATTAAGTCGATGCCATTTATTGCTCGAGACTTTAGCTCTGCTAGCAACGCCAAGAAAAACTACAGCATCTCC
This Vreelandella neptunia DNA region includes the following protein-coding sequences:
- a CDS encoding IS30 family transposase, producing MGYRQLTQSQRYQIFAYLETGISQRKIAKAIGVHSSTISREIKRNGLTSGYAPEQAQSASDQRRRTAWKVTKRLPSLIRWVTDQLMDEWSPQQISGFMANANGVCVSHQWIYALIWDDKKHGGTLWKRLRLPRQRRYQRQLAKRAGLGKIPHRVGIEQRPAKVEERRHIGHWEGDTVLKGHKESGLVTLVERRSGYLLAARLPTITATRTAQAMTRLLAPRRGAVHSITLDNGSEFAEHRKVAKAVSAKTYFCDPYRSCQRGTNENTNGLIRQYFPKGTDFRKVTNAELRSVVNKLNDRPRKRLGYRTPAQVFLGEYLGALETAGAALTS